AGTTTCAACGGTTTTAAGGTTTGTCCAGTGTCCGCCGGCGATTAAACGTTTAATGGTGACGCGGCGGTGTTTGAGCCGTTTTTGCGTGGTAGCGTCTTTTAGTGACAGAGCCAGCGTGGCATGTTGTCCGCGGGTAATGATAGTTTTAGTCGTGCGTAACGTGGCTGTGGCGTAAGACTTCATGTCATACAGGCCGCGCGTATTTCCAGCAGTTAAACCATCGAACAATAGCACTTTAAACGTTTCACCACGTTTGCCGGTATAATAGACGTTCCAAGTGGTACCGCCATCGCTCGATTTAAAGACGATGCCCTGGAGTGTGCTATTTTGTACACCAGATAGATACAATGTCGCTGGTTGAGTTGAAGTTTGCAGCGCCAGAGCATTAAATTCATACAGTCCGTCGGCTACTGTAATGCCAGTAGTAATATGTTCCCAAGTAACACCATCATCCGTTGATCGATAAAAACCCATCGCGTCACCGCGTGGCCAGATGGTGGCTAAAGCATAAATAGTATCTGGTTGTTCAGGATTAACAATCACTGAGCGATATTCATATTCATCCGGCGCCGATAATTTTGTCCAAGTAGTACCGTCATACTTATAAATTCCTCCGACAGTAGCATGAGCTCCGACGAAAATATCGCCATCGCTGGCTAGGGCAATAGCATAAGCTGCTCCAGTATTGGGAAATTGTAAACTTTGCCAAGTGACACCATTATCGCTACTACTGATGACACCACCAGTTTGATCACCAGCCGAGGTGTTTGGTCCAACGGTGGCATAAATAACACCGGTGTCATCACCAACTATTTGGAAAACTGCCCCAGTCAGAGTTAGATCAACCGTTGCTTCTGTCCAGGTGGTGCCCCCATCAGACGAATAATACAAATCTTGCGACGTGCTCGTTACGACAATATTTGGATCGACCGGATTCACCCAAACAGAATCATAGCTACTACTGACAAAATTGGCGGTTGGAGTAATGGGATATTCCCAAGTTGGTGCTGCGTCAGTGAAATTAGCCGTTTTGGCTAAACCATTTTGGGTGGCCACCCAGACCAGCGCTTTATCGGCCGTTTGAGAAATTGATGTCACTTCAACCCCGGTAATGCCAGTCACTGAACTTGTCCAGGTGATGCCGCCGTCAGTACTTTTTTCGAAGCCAGGTGCGGTAGTATCGTACAGTATTAAGTCATTAGTTGGGTCAGGCATGACAATATGATTATAATCACCGCGGTCGATAAATTGTGTCCAAGTGTCACCGTTATCATCAGAATAATTCCAACCGACATAAATTCGTCCGGTACTATCAAAAGTCATGTGACTAGTTACTGGGGCAGTCGCTAAGGTTGTCCAACTAACACCAGCATCACTCGAACGATAAGTATTACCACCAGTTGAACTGGGTAACAAAAAGATATCGGTTGTGATTGGATTAACTGCGATATTTTCCGTTCCAGAGACACCGGATGCAATTACATTCATATCAGTCCAAGTGTCGCCCTCATCACTGCTGCTATAGACAGTCGAAACCTCAGTGCTGTAATTGTAACATAGTGCATACAAGGCAGTGTCTGAACTGGCCAATGCTCTAATTGATTCATCGGCACAAACTGTCGCGGTCGAAAAATTGACTCCTTCATCAGTACTGCGCATTACTGCATCATCGGCTGCCACAAATAAAGCCGCCTGTGTATAGAGCATATCTGTGCCACTGGCGGAAAAATCAGCCGCTACTGTATAGGTTGCGCCGTGATCCGTACTGACTAATAAATCACCCAACAAAGCAAACACATGGCCAGTAGCCGGATCGACCTCAACGGCTCGGCCGGACCCGTGATCAGCTGAATTCGGTAAACCTGACCAAGTCAGGCCACCGTCGGATGATCGAAAAAAACCATTCGGCGAATAATAAGTGGCGATATACACGTAATTTGAATCATTCGGATCAACTGCGATATCCCAAGTATGACTACCATATAATCCTAAATTAGAAGCGGTGGCAGTTTGTTCAGTAGTACTAGCAGCCTGGATTGGTTGGCTAAAACCGATGAGACAAAAGACTGTTAAAAATATAATGCTGCTCAGTATGGATAATTTATTTTTCATATGATTTTAGATTGAGTATTTTTTAGATTTAGATATGTTTTATTCAATGATTATTGTCTAATTTTACCGGTGTAAACAGCTTCAAAAGCACTGCCTGGTACATTTTTCAATTCATTCAATTGGTCATCATTCCAATGCGGGTTAGTTGCACCTGTAAAGTACCAGGGTGAACCATTATCGGATAAAATTAAGCCGTACTTTTTCATGGCTTTTAGAATCACTTTAGCCTGACCAGTATAGCTTGTTATGTCATAATCTGCCTTTAAACGCACGCGTAAACCCATGGGTGGTAAACTAGTATCAGCCGAACCCGCTTGATGTGTGGCCGGGTGAATCCAGCCGTTTTGGGTGTCTGGAGCGGTAAACCGAATGGCATGGTGAATGGCACCCTGTTTGACCTCTTTGTAGCGCACCAAACCGGGTAAGATCGGTAAACCGGCAGCGTCGGCCGAAGTCCAACTTTCAGGACGTAAGTCATTACTGGACAAATCCCACACTGCGCCAGAATCAGCCGACCAACCAGCATTGGCGGCATTATTCACGGCATTGTAGAGTTCATATAACAAGCAAGTACTTTTATCTAGCACCAACACATGATGATCGCTGCCAGATTCAACTTTAGCATTTTCTGGAATCGGGTAAGGGCCAGGATCACTTTCATCACCATACGCTGTAAAAGTAATAGCAACATCCGGTTGTGCAGCATCGACTTTGGTAAAGGGGATACCATAGGTTTGATTTTCACCAAAGTCGGGATGTAAATTACTATCTAAACCAATCGCGGCGATATATTGAGCGGAATTCTGATGCACCGGATAATCAGAAATAGCCTGATTCCAGGCATTGCTTTTCGGAAACACCGTACACCCCGCAATGGTCGGTCGATTTGTTGTCGCCAACGCCGGAAGAACGTTTAGTGCTGTCACAAAAAGGCTTGTGCAGGCAATCAATAATTTGTTGTTCATAAGCAACTATATTATTTTAATTTTGGTTTAAAATTAGCTCGATGGACATCACTGTGTTTTACAATATCTGCGTTTAATATTGGCCGGTAAACTTGATCAATGGCTAATGGTTGATCTATTCCTACCTCCATCAATACATTCGTCAAAGCTTTATCAATATGCTGTAACTTTATTAATTCACTGAGGGCAGTATTAATTTGAGCCTGTAGCGATGTAGCTTCGTGATCAGTAATATATTGTTTATTGGAGACTTTTTCTAAATCTTCTAAGTGCGATAAAACTTCAAACATGCGCACCACATACGCAGAGTATTCTGATTTATAAACTTCACCGGCCGCATTCTTGAGAAATCCCTCCGGGGTGTAACTTCGCTCTAATGTAATTCTAAATTCATCGAGCGTCATAAAGTAATATTGATGGCCTTACTCCATTTACCTTTTTCGATAATATCGCCAGATTTTTTATAAGATTGAACTTTAACTTGATAAGTAGTACCGGCAGTTAAATCGGAGATGGTTTTTTTGTTAAAATTTCGTTTGATTTTATATTGTTTGATTAAAGTACCTGTACGCGATAAGAGCTTAATATTATAGCCGGTTACCCGGGCTTGTTTTTTCCAGGATAAGTTTATGCTACTAAGTTCGGTAGAGGAGGTTTTGAGATTTTGTACTTTGGCCGGTTTAGTCATAAACTTTAATTTGGTCGACAATGGCGAATAGTAAATGCCAAAAGTTGTTTCATAGGCACTTTGAACCACATAATAATACACTTGGGCTGCTTTTAAACCGGTTAACTGAGCTGATGTTTCATTATAATCAGTTTGTGTCGCATTAGAAAAGTCTTTTTTTGTATCCAGAATTAAACGGTAACTGGTCACGGGATAGATTTCGCCGTAAGTCCAGTGTGAAGTCGCTTGTTGTGTCTTTGTAATAGCGGTTAAAGCGGTAGGCGCTTCAGTGATTAGCGGACGTTCATCGGCTCCAATATCCATTAAGTAGTAAGGCCTGGTTTCGGTATCATAATCAGTTGTATTTGAAGAAAATAACGTGCCAGTGTCAATACAGGGGGAAGTATCAAGTAAATGCAGGTCTGCACTGCCGGCTGTAGTTGAAACAAATTGGGGATCAGTCGTGATGGAATATTGATCACCGATCGTAGCCGCTTGCCAACTGGCTAAAGTGTAGTAATCCACTCCATTGGAGTAAGCAATTTTATTAACATTGTAGTAGTCATTAAAATCTAACATGGTGCCACTATAATAATCATCAAATTTCAAGGCATAATTAGCCTGGCTGATAATGTTATTATAAATCGTAATATCATATACAATATCGCTACTCGTCATCATAGCAATACCAGCTGTTTCAGAGGCATCATCATAGGTGTTAAATAGGGTATTATTAATGACACGAATATTATTTGAATCGGCAATGGTAATGCCAGCTGAATAGGGGTAATCGACGCCACCGATATTATAAACAAGATTGTTTTTGATATCAGAATCGGTCATCGTGGTATTAAATACCACACCATTTTTTGTAAAATTAAACACTGTATTATTGGCCACTAACACACCGGTTGAGCTATCTAGGTTTATACCGTAACTATTGCTCAATTCACCATTTAATGTGTTACCGATAATTTGTG
The sequence above is a segment of the Patescibacteria group bacterium genome. Coding sequences within it:
- a CDS encoding right-handed parallel beta-helix repeat-containing protein; the encoded protein is MKNISLVSFIIFGCLFSLPTLAADYYVDGTVGSDSTGTGTATLPYQTITQALTAAAGGDTVFCQGTVTDNIVLTAANSGTASSPTLINSWPGTTCILNAQGADYAIDIGDNVQYLVINNLSITNAVKSAIYSANSSANIIISDNHIDGLTGGEYATAINLQSSADAQIIGNTLNGELSNSYGINLDSSTGVLVANNTVFNFTKNGVVFNTTMTDSDIKNNLVYNIGGVDYPYSAGITIADSNNIRVINNTLFNTYDDASETAGIAMMTSSDIVYDITIYNNIISQANYALKFDDYYSGTMLDFNDYYNVNKIAYSNGVDYYTLASWQAATIGDQYSITTDPQFVSTTAGSADLHLLDTSPCIDTGTLFSSNTTDYDTETRPYYLMDIGADERPLITEAPTALTAITKTQQATSHWTYGEIYPVTSYRLILDTKKDFSNATQTDYNETSAQLTGLKAAQVYYYVVQSAYETTFGIYYSPLSTKLKFMTKPAKVQNLKTSSTELSSINLSWKKQARVTGYNIKLLSRTGTLIKQYKIKRNFNKKTISDLTAGTTYQVKVQSYKKSGDIIEKGKWSKAINITL
- a CDS encoding sialidase family protein, with translation MKNKLSILSSIIFLTVFCLIGFSQPIQAASTTEQTATASNLGLYGSHTWDIAVDPNDSNYVYIATYYSPNGFFRSSDGGLTWSGLPNSADHGSGRAVEVDPATGHVFALLGDLLVSTDHGATYTVAADFSASGTDMLYTQAALFVAADDAVMRSTDEGVNFSTATVCADESIRALASSDTALYALCYNYSTEVSTVYSSSDEGDTWTDMNVIASGVSGTENIAVNPITTDIFLLPSSTGGNTYRSSDAGVSWTTLATAPVTSHMTFDSTGRIYVGWNYSDDNGDTWTQFIDRGDYNHIVMPDPTNDLILYDTTAPGFEKSTDGGITWTSSVTGITGVEVTSISQTADKALVWVATQNGLAKTANFTDAAPTWEYPITPTANFVSSSYDSVWVNPVDPNIVVTSTSQDLYYSSDGGTTWTEATVDLTLTGAVFQIVGDDTGVIYATVGPNTSAGDQTGGVISSSDNGVTWQSLQFPNTGAAYAIALASDGDIFVGAHATVGGIYKYDGTTWTKLSAPDEYEYRSVIVNPEQPDTIYALATIWPRGDAMGFYRSTDDGVTWEHITTGITVADGLYEFNALALQTSTQPATLYLSGVQNSTLQGIVFKSSDGGTTWNVYYTGKRGETFKVLLFDGLTAGNTRGLYDMKSYATATLRTTKTIITRGQHATLALSLKDATTQKRLKHRRVTIKRLIAGGHWTNLKTVETNARGKASISVLVTKTARYKAVFTPKRSADQAEYTVSQSERLKIKVRP